The Primulina eburnea isolate SZY01 chromosome 8, ASM2296580v1, whole genome shotgun sequence genome contains a region encoding:
- the LOC140839098 gene encoding protein FAR1-RELATED SEQUENCE 5-like codes for MDLNCDDNIEEVRVSNLESVIHRDVEVLSTNSIVDQLESRLFVGEVVKSVEDAYILYCNYGHAKGLSVKKGDQRYFPGTNELQAKEFECSCEGSKDEKRSNAQIPVYLRPTSRSKCKAKLRITRQRGGEWTVGRFVMEHNHEMLAADQRHLLRSSRNISYAQKSILESMVNSGITVSNAVSYMINEAQGPQNLSFIRKDAYDYLGRIKKQTKVENGDASALLHHFINKSNKESNFYWNVQLDDDNRVMNFFLRDSRCEVDYEFFGDILSVDTTYRTNRYNLICAPFVGINQHRQNVMFGLAFMSDETESSFEWLFKTFLDSMNGKQPETIFTDQSQEMMNAIETIFPHSHHRLCQWHINQNAPSHLGSLNGDSSFKRLWNKCMTHCESEEEFESTWSIIIDEYTLSGHKWLNGMYTLRYKWATAFSNHKFSARLLATSRSEVTNAVLKRSSNSAISLYDFVVNYEKIQQSWREKEKAEDTRCHHKKASTMLKNNPMLNSAADVYTLTVYKLFELEFINSLNMRFIEMPLDFSAVILYFKVKSHDENSRVRHVLFNKETTEVKCSCQKFESMGILCKHILMVFNFMNVNYIPKPYLKKRWMKIAKNRVLVDDFCQQESGSGQESEMVFVNQLMRSTYNLTMRCKSNGDARNKLTEIVEGVREQIDELFEKLKLDDNGIQEENMVDEMVVRNPPQVKSRGITNKNIQRHWDDKSKKRKGKGKVHSSRDARCGKRKGQSSQASQCMNIQEVDHAQQLPNLNVPPSWTSQSEVNQFEGLL; via the exons ATGGATCTGAATTGCGATG ATAATATTGAAGAGGTTCGAGTTTCAAATTTGGAATCTGTGATTCATAGAGATGTTGAGGTACTATCTACAAATTCTATTGTAGATCAACTGGAGAGTAGACTATTTGTTGGTGAAGTTGTGAAAAGTGTTGAAGATGCTTATATACTATATTGTAATTATGGTCACGCAAAAGGTTTAAGTGTTAAAAAAGGTGATCAACGCTACTTTCCTGGCACTAACGAACTTCAAGCTAAAGAGTTTGAATGTTCTTGTGAGGGTAGTAAAGATGAAAAACGTTCTAATGCGCAAATACCTGTTTACTTGAGGCCGACAAGTAGAAGTAAATGTAAAGCAAAGCTCAGAATAACTAGGCAACGCGGTGGAGAATGGACGGTCGGTAGATTTGTCATGGAACATAATCATGAAATGCTTGCGGCTGACCAAAGACATTTGTTGAGATCATCTCGCAATATTTCATATGCTCAAAAATCTATTTTGGAGTCCATGGTAAATTCTGGGATAACAGTGTCTAATGCTGTCTCTTATATGATAAATGAAGCACAAGGACCACAGAATTTGAGCTTTATTCGAAAAGATGCATATGATTATCTTGGTCGCATAAAAAAACAAACGAAAGTTGAGAACGGAGATGCTTCTGCATTACTTCATCATTTTATAAACAAGTCGAATAAAGAGTCAAATTTTTATTGGAATGTGCAATTAGATGATGACAATAGAGTCATGAACTTCTTCCTTAGGGATTCCAGATGTGAAGTTGATTATGAGTTTTTTGGTGATATATTATCAGTTGACACGACTTATCGAACCAATCGGTACAATTTGATATGTGCTCCTTTCGTTGGAATTAATCAGCACAGACAAAATGTAATGTTTGGCTTGGCATTTATGTCAGATGAAACTGAGAGTTCATTTGAATGGTTGTTCAAAACTTTTCTTGATTCTATGAATGGAAAACAACCTGAAACAATTTTTACAGATCAATCCCAAGAAATGATGAATGCAATTGAAACAATTTTTCCACATTCACACCATCGGTTATGTCAATGGCACATAAATCAAAATGCTCCATCACACTTAGGTAGTTTGAATGGTGATTCGAGTTTTAAAAGATTGTGGAATAAATGCATGACTCATTGTGAATCTGAAGAAGAATTTGAATCCACATGGAGTATTATAATTGATGAATACACTCTCAGTGGCCACAAATGGTTAAATGGTATGTACACATTGAGATACAAATGGGCTACTGCGTTTAGCAATCACAAGTTTAGTGCAAGGCTATTGGCAACCTCTAGAAGCGAGGTGACAAATGCTGTGTTGAAGAGATCAAGTAACAGTGCAATTTCATTGTATGATTTTGTGGTTAATTACGAAAAAATCCAACAAAGTTGGCGAGAGAAAGAGAAGGCCGAAGATACGCGTTGTCATCACAAGAAAGCCTCGACAATGTTGAAAAACAATCCAATGTTGAATTCTGCAGCTGATGTTTATACACTCACCGTGTACAAGCTATTCGAGTTAGAGTTTATTAATTCTTTGAATATGCGGTTTATTGAGATGCCTTTGGATTTCAGTGCGGTTATCCTCTATTTTAAAGTAAAATCTCATGATGAGAACTCAAGGGTTCGACACGTGCTATTTAATAAGGAGACTACTGAAGTAAAATGCAGTTGTCAGAAATTCGAGTCAATGGgaatattgtgcaaacacatTTTGATGGTCTTTAATTTTATGAATGTGAATTATATTCCCAAACCCTACTTGAAGAAGCGCTGGATGAAAATTGCAAAAAATAGAGTTTTGGTAGATGATTTTTGTCAGCAAGAAAGTGGAAGTGGCCAGGAATCTGAGATGGTTTTTGTAAACCAACTTATGAGATCGACATATAATCTTACCATGCGATGTAAATCTAATGGAGATGCAAGAAACAAATTGACAGAAATTGTTGAAGGTGTGAGAGAACAAATAGATGAGTTATTCGAAAAACTTAAGTTGGATGACAATGGGATTCAAGAAGAAAACATGGTAGATGAAATGGTCGTACGTAATCCTCCTCAAGTCAAGTCAAGAGGAATTACAAATAAAAACATACAACGTCATTGGGATGAtaaaagtaagaaaagaaaaggaaaaggaaaagttcACAGTTCAA GAGATGCAAGATGTGGCAAAAGAAAAGGACAAAGCTCACAGGCTTCCCAATGCATGAATATCCAAGAAGTAGATCATGCCCAACAACTACCAAATCTTAATGTCCCACCATCATGGACATCTCAGTCTGAAGTCAATCAATTTGAGGGGCTTTTGTAA